Proteins from a single region of Arctopsyche grandis isolate Sample6627 chromosome 1, ASM5162203v2, whole genome shotgun sequence:
- the LOC143916823 gene encoding uncharacterized protein LOC143916823 isoform X1, producing MGVCCRICLSENTDAILIPIFSSEPLLHVKIMSCAKIHVFENDSMPQFICSVCSEKLETAFEFRKQCENSDNALRIQLNNTYSKETIFEIHNSFIKDLEYTSCDNKHVDHFNVWGKSSHINDIKISLIESINSKPIQSLTNKDTKNVKNILKKNKPIHQCETCGKIFNKNSQLVVHIRTHTGEKPFVCAICGKTFRVHHHLLSHNRIHTSERHYQCLHCGKCFSENSTLSRHTKIHTTDKKFSCSYCSKRFIRLNDLRNHTMKHSGERPFQCNICKKKYSDPSSLSKHRKLHQNLICRSYVQKPTTINLKISQMESSSEVEKTSQAVAAANVD from the exons ATGGGGGTATGTTGTCGGATATGTCTATCAGAAAATACAGACGCTATTCTGATACCGATTTTCTCTTCAGAACCATTATTGCACGTCAAAATCATGTCGTGTGCTAaaatacac gtTTTTGAAAACGACAGTATGCCACAATTTATATGTTCCGTTTGCAGCGAAAAATTGGAAACTGCTTTTGAATTCAGAAAACAATGTGAAAATTCTGACAACGCTCTAAGAATTCAACTGAATAATACGTATTCCAAGGAAACGATATTTGAGATCCACAATTCTTTCATTAAAG ATCTCGAATATACCTCTTGTGATAACAAACATGTTGACCACTTTAATGTATGGGGAAAATCTTCACATattaatgatataaaaatttcattgattgaATCA ATTAATTCAAAACCCATACAAAGTTTGACGAATAAGGAtacaaaaaatgttaaaaacataCTGAAGAAAAATAAACCGATTCATCAATGTGAAAcgtgtggaaaaatattcaacaagaACTCTCAACTTGTCGTCCACATTAGAACCCATActg GCGAGAAGCCATTTGTTTGTGCCATCTGCGGTAAAACATTCAGAGTTCATCACCATTTACTA TCACATAATAGAATACATACAAGTGAACGACATTACCAATGCCTGCATTGTGGAAAATGTTTCTCAGAAAATTCAACTCTATCTAGGCATACCAAAATTCACACCACCGATAAAAAGTTTTCTTGTTCGTATTGCTCAAAAAG ATTCATTAGACTAAACGATCTCCGAAACCATACCATGAAACATTCCGGCGAAAGACCATTCCAATGCAATATCTGTAAAAAGAAATATTCAGATCCAAGTTCGCTGTCGAAACACCGCAAATTGCACCAAAACTTAATCTGTAGATCGTACGTGCAAAAACCAACGactatcaatttaaaaatatctcaaaTGGAATCGTCGAGCGAGGTTGAGAAAACCAGTCAAGCAGTTGCAGCAGCAAATGTAGATTAA
- the LOC143916823 gene encoding uncharacterized protein LOC143916823 isoform X3 gives MWSMTFVFEVFENDSMPQFICSVCSEKLETAFEFRKQCENSDNALRIQLNNTYSKETIFEIHNSFIKDLEYTSCDNKHVDHFNVWGKSSHINDIKISLIESINSKPIQSLTNKDTKNVKNILKKNKPIHQCETCGKIFNKNSQLVVHIRTHTGEKPFVCAICGKTFRVHHHLLSHNRIHTSERHYQCLHCGKCFSENSTLSRHTKIHTTDKKFSCSYCSKRFIRLNDLRNHTMKHSGERPFQCNICKKKYSDPSSLSKHRKLHQNLICRSYVQKPTTINLKISQMESSSEVEKTSQAVAAANVD, from the exons ATGTGGTCAATGACATTTGTATTTGAG gtTTTTGAAAACGACAGTATGCCACAATTTATATGTTCCGTTTGCAGCGAAAAATTGGAAACTGCTTTTGAATTCAGAAAACAATGTGAAAATTCTGACAACGCTCTAAGAATTCAACTGAATAATACGTATTCCAAGGAAACGATATTTGAGATCCACAATTCTTTCATTAAAG ATCTCGAATATACCTCTTGTGATAACAAACATGTTGACCACTTTAATGTATGGGGAAAATCTTCACATattaatgatataaaaatttcattgattgaATCA ATTAATTCAAAACCCATACAAAGTTTGACGAATAAGGAtacaaaaaatgttaaaaacataCTGAAGAAAAATAAACCGATTCATCAATGTGAAAcgtgtggaaaaatattcaacaagaACTCTCAACTTGTCGTCCACATTAGAACCCATActg GCGAGAAGCCATTTGTTTGTGCCATCTGCGGTAAAACATTCAGAGTTCATCACCATTTACTA TCACATAATAGAATACATACAAGTGAACGACATTACCAATGCCTGCATTGTGGAAAATGTTTCTCAGAAAATTCAACTCTATCTAGGCATACCAAAATTCACACCACCGATAAAAAGTTTTCTTGTTCGTATTGCTCAAAAAG ATTCATTAGACTAAACGATCTCCGAAACCATACCATGAAACATTCCGGCGAAAGACCATTCCAATGCAATATCTGTAAAAAGAAATATTCAGATCCAAGTTCGCTGTCGAAACACCGCAAATTGCACCAAAACTTAATCTGTAGATCGTACGTGCAAAAACCAACGactatcaatttaaaaatatctcaaaTGGAATCGTCGAGCGAGGTTGAGAAAACCAGTCAAGCAGTTGCAGCAGCAAATGTAGATTAA
- the LOC143916823 gene encoding uncharacterized protein LOC143916823 isoform X2, whose amino-acid sequence MGVCCRICLSENTDAILIPIFSSEPLLHVKIMSCAKIHVFENDSMPQFICSVCSEKLETAFEFRKQCENSDNALRIQLNNTYSKETIFEIHNSFIKDLEYTSCDNKHVDHFNINSKPIQSLTNKDTKNVKNILKKNKPIHQCETCGKIFNKNSQLVVHIRTHTGEKPFVCAICGKTFRVHHHLLSHNRIHTSERHYQCLHCGKCFSENSTLSRHTKIHTTDKKFSCSYCSKRFIRLNDLRNHTMKHSGERPFQCNICKKKYSDPSSLSKHRKLHQNLICRSYVQKPTTINLKISQMESSSEVEKTSQAVAAANVD is encoded by the exons ATGGGGGTATGTTGTCGGATATGTCTATCAGAAAATACAGACGCTATTCTGATACCGATTTTCTCTTCAGAACCATTATTGCACGTCAAAATCATGTCGTGTGCTAaaatacac gtTTTTGAAAACGACAGTATGCCACAATTTATATGTTCCGTTTGCAGCGAAAAATTGGAAACTGCTTTTGAATTCAGAAAACAATGTGAAAATTCTGACAACGCTCTAAGAATTCAACTGAATAATACGTATTCCAAGGAAACGATATTTGAGATCCACAATTCTTTCATTAAAG ATCTCGAATATACCTCTTGTGATAACAAACATGTTGACCACTTTAAT ATTAATTCAAAACCCATACAAAGTTTGACGAATAAGGAtacaaaaaatgttaaaaacataCTGAAGAAAAATAAACCGATTCATCAATGTGAAAcgtgtggaaaaatattcaacaagaACTCTCAACTTGTCGTCCACATTAGAACCCATActg GCGAGAAGCCATTTGTTTGTGCCATCTGCGGTAAAACATTCAGAGTTCATCACCATTTACTA TCACATAATAGAATACATACAAGTGAACGACATTACCAATGCCTGCATTGTGGAAAATGTTTCTCAGAAAATTCAACTCTATCTAGGCATACCAAAATTCACACCACCGATAAAAAGTTTTCTTGTTCGTATTGCTCAAAAAG ATTCATTAGACTAAACGATCTCCGAAACCATACCATGAAACATTCCGGCGAAAGACCATTCCAATGCAATATCTGTAAAAAGAAATATTCAGATCCAAGTTCGCTGTCGAAACACCGCAAATTGCACCAAAACTTAATCTGTAGATCGTACGTGCAAAAACCAACGactatcaatttaaaaatatctcaaaTGGAATCGTCGAGCGAGGTTGAGAAAACCAGTCAAGCAGTTGCAGCAGCAAATGTAGATTAA